GGGGCAGAACAACGATACGGGCGGCAACCTGTACCAGCAGATGCCGTTTAATGCGCTGGTCGCATTGGACCACCGGCTGGGCGGCTGGACCAATACGATTGAAACCCAGATCGTCGACGCCAAAGACGATGTACAGGATGTGCGTCTGGAGCCGAAAACGGCGGGTTTTGTACTGTTGAATCTGCGCAGCAGTTACAGCTGGAAGCACATGCGCGTCGATGCCGGCATAGACAATTTGCTGGATAAGAACTACGCCCTGCCGTTAGGCGGCACTTATATAGGTGAAAGACATCCGGTTACAGGGCAGTACATAGCAGGAACTGCCGTGCCCGGCATGGGGCGCTCGTTCAATGTCGGATTGACATTGACATACTAAAGCCCTTCTCCGGTTGCCCGACTCCTTGTCAGGCAACCGGAAACTCCATGTCACCAACCACGAAGGTCCCGAAGAACACGAAGTTTCATTTTGATTTTCTTCGTGCTCTCCGTGTTCTTCGTGGTTTATCTTAATTGACTGCCGCTTATTTAAGAGCCGGCGTCACATGCGGCTCGATTGCCTGATACATGATTTGATGCATTTTAGGATTGGCCGCAATCACATTGCCCGATTCCATGTATTTATCATTGAAGGAGAAATCGGTGACGACGCCGCCGGCCTCTTTGATTAACAGGATGCCTGCCGCCATATCCCATTCGTGCAAGCCGATTTCCCAAAAACCGTCCAGCCGCCCGGCAGCCACGTAAGCCAGATCCAGCGCCGCAGCACCGGCCCGGCGAATGCCGGCCGAATCCGACATGGCGCGGAACATGCCCAGATAAGCATCAAGATACTGCAGATTTTTAAAGGGAAAGCCTGTGCCGATCAGTGCGCCCGCCAGGCCGGTCTGGGCCGTCACCCTGATGCGACGGTTGTTCAGCATTGCGCCGCTGCCGCGTTTGGCCGTGAATAATTCATCGCGCAACGGATCGTAGACGACGCCGACCTCGATTTTGCCTTTATGCACCAAGGCAATGGAAACAGCGTATTGAGGAAAACCGTGCAGAAAATTCGTCGTGCCGTCCAGCGGATCGATCACCCAGACAAAATCATTGCCTTTGTGCGCGCCGCTTTCTTCAGCCAGGATAGCATGATCGGGATAAGCAGTTCTGATGATATTGATGATTTCCCGTTCGGCCAATTGGTCGACCTCACTGGCAAAATCATTCCTGCTTTTTTGGTTGATGCGCAAACGCCCGACATTGTCGGATGAGCGTACGATAAGGTCGCCGGCGCTTCTTGCAGCACGGACGGCAATATTAAGCATTGGTTGCATAGGCTGAATTTATAATGAGCAAGTAGAAAACCTCCATAGCATACCAAATCTTTTGCTAAAATTGGCTCTTTTTTCCAAGAAGAGACAACACGTTGCTGTCTAATATCAAAATCGTTCTGGTCGAAACTTCGCACCCGGGCAACATAGGCGCCGTTGCCCGTGCCATGAAGAATATGAAGATGACTAATCTGTGGCTGGTAGCGCCCAAGATTTTTCCGAGCGCCGACGCAACCTCGCGGGCATCCGGCGCCGATGACATACTTGCGCGGGCAACGGTCTGTCAGAGCCTGGAGGAAGCCATTGCCGATTGCCAGCTGGTCATCGGCGCCAGCGCCCGTTGCCGGACCATCAGCTGGCCGGAATTGACGCCCCGGCAATGCGCCGAGAAACTCGCTGTCGAGGCGCAGACGGCTAAAGCGGCCATTATCTTTGGCCGCGAAAACTCCGGTCTGAAAAACCATGAACTGGACCTTTGCCGCTATCTGCTGCGCATCCCCTGCAATAGCGAATACAGCTCGCTGAATCTTGCCGCGGCCGTGCAGGTGATCTGCTATGAATTATTTGTCGCCTCAGGCCAAACGCACGAAATCATGATCGGCGACAAGGGAGAGGATCCGCTGGCCACGACGGAGCAGATGGAGATGTTCTATGACCATCTCTACGAGGCTTTGACCGATATCGGCTTCATGCATCCCGACAAATCAAAGTCGATCATGCGGCGCCTGCGCAGGCTTTTTAATCGTGCACAACTCGATACTAAAGAGGTGGACATCCTCAGAGGTATCTTGAGAATGTCTCAGGGCCATAAAAGGAATCAGTGATATGTTCAGCAGATTGAAAGAAGACATTCTGTGCGTTTTCGAACGGGATCCGGCGGCGCAATCCGTCTTTGAGGTCATTACCGCTTATCCCGGCATACACGCCATCTTGATCCACCGCCTCAGCCATCATTGCTGGAACGCCGGCTTCAAATGGCTGGCGCGTTTTATTTCCCATATCAGCCGCTGGCTGACAGGCATCGAAATCCATCCCGGCGCCAAAATAGGCCGGCGCTTCTTTATCGATCACGGCATGGGCGTCGTGATCGGCGAAACCGCCGTGATCGGCGATGACTGTACGCTGTATCACGGCGTGACGCTGGGCGGCACGACCTGGCAGAAAGGCAAGCGCCATCCGACGCTGCACAACGGCGTGGTCATAGGCGCCGGCGCAAAGGTCCTAGGGCCTATCGAAATAGGGCAAGGCGCCCGCATCGGCTCGAATTCGGTCGTACTGAAATCCGTACCGCCTGGCGTAACGATAGTCGGCATTCCTGGCCATATTGTTGATTCAAAAGCTAAAAAATCAACACCAGGGCGCGACGCGATCGCCAGCAAGATGGGCTTCGACGCCTATGGCGCGACGGCAGACATGCCGGACCCTATCGCCAACGCGATCAACCGCATGCTTGATCATATTCATGTGCTGGACGAGCAGATAGAATCCATGAAAAAGGCGCTGAATGAGGCCGGCATCGCCTATACACAGCCGCCGGTGCCCGATCTGGAAGGCTGTGAAATCGAAGACAGCTATGTGAAAGACAAGAAAGAAGAAATTTAATAAATGATTTATGCCTCTGGATTGATGATATATCCGAAGGCATAAATACACTTATCCTGTCATCAATTCGTACCAACCGACAGCCTTCTCATTGGCTGGACGATTCTTCCTTAAGAAAAACTTAAGCACATGATTATAATGGCTTAATACTGCAATAGCGGTCACAATTTGACCACAAAAATATTAACCTTTTAAAAGTTGACTATTTTGCTGGGTTAAGTATAGTTATAGCAATCAGAACTTATTGTATTTATAAAGGATGGTCTTATGCGCTTAACCACTAAAGGTCGCTATGCCGTGACCGCTATGCTGGATTTGGCTTTTCACAGCCAAAAAAAGCCGGTTACCCTAACTGAAATTGCTACTCGTCAAACTATTTCCCTGTCTTATCTGGAACAATTATTCGCGCGTCTGCGCCGTGCCGGCATGGTAAAAGGCGTGCGCGGGCCGGGCGGCGGCTATAAACTCAGCCGCAAGGCCAGCGAAATTAATATTGCCGATATTATTGCCGCTGTGGATGAGCCGCTCGACTCAACCAAATGCGGCGGCGAAGGCAACTGCCAGAATAACCAGGCCTGTTTGACCCATGACCTATGGATGGGCCTGAGCGAGCAGATTCGCCATTATCTGACAGACATCAGTCTGGGCGTGCTTCTGGAAAGACATCAGGTTCAGGAAATCGCCAGAAGGCAGGAACAGGAGGCTCAGCACGTCATTGTCGTTCATCGTCAAAACGGAGTCAGCGCTTAAATAAATGATCTACCTTGATCATAACGCGACAACACCGATAGATGAACGGGTGTTGGATGCCATGCTGCCTTTCCTGACCACCTTCTACGGCAATCCTTCCAGCCTGTATCGTCAAGGCCGAGTTGCCCGAAGCGCCATAGAGACGGCCCGCGAGCAGGTTGCTTCACTGGTTGGCGCACAGCCTGCGCAAGTCATTTTTACCAGCGGCGGCACCGAAGCCAACAATCTGGCCCTGGCGGCAGGCGGATCCGATGCCGGACTTGCCATTTCAGCCATCGAGCACCCGTCCATTGCTGAACCAGCCCAGCGCTTGAAAAAACAGGGACGAGAACTTGCCATTATTGGCGTCGATAGCGACGGGCTGATTACGCAAGAAGCCCTGGATCATGTTATCAGGCGCAAGCCCGGCCTAGCCTCATTCATGCTGGCAAACAATGAAACCGGCGTTATCCAGGATATTGCTAAATACGCGCGGCAATTAAGGGAGCATCGGGTCCTCGTTCACACGGATGCAGTGCAAGCGCTGGGAAAAATACCGGTAGACTTCAATGAGCTTGGCGTGCACTTGATGTCTCTGTCCAGCCATAAAATTTACGGGCCGAAAGGCTGCGGCGCCCTGGTGTTCGAAAAAGACGCCCCAATCAACCCGTTATTGCTGGGCGGCGGCCAGGAGCAGGATCTGCGAGCCGGAACCGAAAATGTCGCGGCCATCATCGGCTTTGGCAAGGCGGCGGAACTGGCGAGAGTGGAACTTGCTGAACGCAGCCGAAATCTGCTGGCTTTAAGAAAACAGCTCGAAGAGAGCTTGACGACTATCCCCGGCTTAACGATTTTTGCCCGTCAGGCTCAGCGATTGCCCAATACCGTCCAGTTCGGCATTGACGGGCTCGACGGCGAATTGCTGCTCATGAAGCTGGACCAGAAAAACGTCGCCGTCTCCAGCGGCTCGGCCTGCGCCAGCGGCGCAAGAGAGCCCAGCGCCGTGCTGACGGCCATGGGCGTTGATCCCGAACAGGCCAAAAGCGCCATTCGCGTCAGCCTGGGACAAACCAATACCGCTGATGATGTCAGCAAGTTTATTGAATTATTGAAATCCTTGTTATAAAGGATAAAGTACCAAGAGGTCATTATGTCTGTTTCATTAACAGAAAGCGCAGCGAATCAAATCAAAAAACAACTTGAAAAGCGCGGCAAAGGCATCGGCTTAAAACTCGGCGTCAAAAAATCCGGCTGCTCCGGTTACGCTTATGCGCTTGATTATGCCGACGCTCTGGCTGAAAACGACGTCGTCTTTGAAAACTTCGGCGTCAAAATCATCGTTCAGCAAGCCGATCTGCCTGTGATTGACGGCATCGAGGTCGATTATCGCCGTGAAGGCATCAATGCGGCGTTTCAGTTCAACAATCCCAATGTCAAAGCCACCTGCGGCTGCGGCGAGAGTTTTTCCGTTTAATCTCGCTGTCGTAGGGTACGCATTGCGTACCTTTCCAGAATCGCAATAAGCCGGTAAGCTTGGAAGAAGGTATGCGGTGCATACCCTACAGGAATGCACTAATCCTTAAATTTCCCGAACCTGAGCAACACGCCGGGCAGCAGCAGCAAATTCAACAGCGTAGAAGACGCCAGCCCGCCGATAATGATCGCCGCCATCGGCCCCATGATCTCGCGCCCCGGATTGTCGCTGTTGAAGGCGATCGGGAACATGGCCAGCCCGGTCACCAGCGCCGTCATCAAAATGGACGGCAAGCGCTCCTGGGCGCCCTGCCTGGCCGTCTCCAGATCCCAGTTTTTCCCTTCGACTTCGACCAGATGGCGGTAGTGTGACAGCAGCATGATGCTGTTGCGCGCGGTGATGCCGAACAGGGTGATGAAACCGACAACCGAGCCCACCGACAGTGTCGCGCCGGTCAATACCACCGCGGCAACGCCGCCGATCAGGGCAAACGGCAGATTGGCCAGCGTCAGCAGGACATGGCGAACGCTGCCTATGGCGATATAGATAAAGATCAGCACGCCGGCGCCGGCCAGCACGGCATGCAGAATCAGCTCGTTACGGGCCTGGGCCTGTTCGATGGCCGCGCCCGTGAATTCGGGGTAAACATCGGCCGAGAATGGAATCTCTTTCAGCACGCGCGCTTTAAGCTCCCGCATGAAGTCATCCAGGTCCCGGTCGATGATATTGCAGGTAACGGTCTGCCGGCGTTGCGCGCCCTGATGCAGGATGTTGTAGCGGCTGGCTGCGTGCCTGATCTCCGCGACCTGCGACAACATGATCAGGCTGCCGTCCTGCGTCCTGATCGGCAATTGGGCAATCGATTCGGGCTGCTTTCTCAGCTCCGGCGCCAGGGCCACGGCGATGTTGAAGATTTTATTGCCCTGAGCGAGCTTGCCGACGACATGCGTTTCATAAGCGGTCTGCAGGGTATTGATGACCTGCGACGGCAATATGCCCCAGAAGCCAAGCTGGTCCAGGTCCAGGTCGATTTGCACCAGCGGCGTGCCGGGCGGCGAGCGCAGCTGCACGTCGGCGGCGCCGGGAATGCCGCGCATGATCTCGGCCAGCGCCTGGGCCTTGTCGTCAAGAACGGTCAGGTCATTGCCGTAAATATTGACGACGACCGGCGAGGTATAACCGGAAATGGTCTCGTCCACCCGTTCCGTCAAAAAGGTATTGGCTTCGAATAAAATGCCCGGAAAATCATTCAATATCTCCCTGAGTCTGTCCAGGACCTGCTGTTGTTCCGATCCCGGCATGGGCTTGAGGCGAACCTCGTACTCGCTGTAATGGCTGCCGTACGTGTCGGCGCCGCGCTCGGCCCGGCCGGCCCATTGCGAGACCGACTCAACGCCTTCAATCTTCATAAATTGCTCGGTCAGCTTGCTGCCGATCCTCAGCGATTGCTGCAGGGACGTGCCGGGCATGCTGGTGGTATGGACAATGTAATGACCCTCGCGCAATTCGGGCAGGAATTTGCTGTCGAGGGCGAAAAACGCCAGCAAGCCAACGAAGCACACAGTCATGCTGACAGTCATGACTGTCTTGAAATGCCCGATCACAAAATTCAGCGCGGTGCCATAGCGCGGCTTGATGCGTCTTATCAGCGGCGGCTCGTCATCGCCGGCATAGCGGCCAAGCAGCACGTAGCACAAGGCCGGCGTCAAGGTCAGCGCCACCAGCAACGACATCAGAATGGCCAGAATGTAGGAATAACCCAGCGGCGCAAACAAGCGCCCTGCCACGCCGTTCAAGGTCAACAGCGGCACAAACACCAGTGCAACGATAAAGCTCGCGTAGACGACCGAACTGCGCACCTCCAGCGAGGCCTGGTAAACGACATCGGCCACAGGCAGAGGCCGATCCGACAAGCGGTTCTCGCGCAAGCGCCGGAAAATATTCTCGGTGTCGATGATGGCGTCATCGACGACTTCGCCCAAGGCGATCGCCAGGCCGCCGAGCACCATGATATTAAGGTTGACCCCGGCTTCCAGCAGGACGATGACGGCGCTGATCAGCGACAACGGAATGGCCAGCGCGGAAATAAACGCCGTGCGAAAATTAAACAGAAACAGGTACAGGATAATGACCACGAACAAGCCGCCGATCAGCAAATGCCCCGACAAATTAGACAGCGACGTTTCGATATAATCGGCAGGCCGGAACAGGTGCGAATGGAACGTAATGGCCTGTTTGCTGAAAATAGGCTCGAACTCCTTCAGCGCCTGTTCCACCAGCCTGGAAACGGACAGGGTGTTGGCGCCGTATTGGCCGATCACCATCATGACAATGCCGGGCTTGCCCATGATCTGCGCCGCGCCGATGGGCGGCTCCGGCGCGTAGGCGATCCTGGCCACTTCTCCGAGCGCAATATTGCGCTCCTGATCGCGTTTGACGAGGATTTTGGCGAATTGCTCAGGCGTGACGGGCTGCCCGGTCACCTGCAATGTAAAACGCTGGCTGTCGTTTTCTACGAAACCGCCGCCTTGAATGTTGCCCGCTTGCGAAGCGGCCTGAATGATGTCGTCGATCGCCAAATTAAAGCGGTGCAGCTGCACGGGATCGACCTGAATCTGCAATTGCGCGATCTCGCCGCCGAACACATTAACATCGGCAACCCCGGGCACAGACAGGAGGCGCGGCACGAGCGTCCAGTCGACCAGGCTGCGCAAGGCCATCAAATCCTTGCTGTCCGAACTCAAGCCGATCGTCAGCACTGTGGCTGACGACGAAGACAGCGGGATCGCCACGGGCGTGCCTATGCCTTGCGGCAATCGTCCCGACAAGCTGGCCAGCCGCTCGCTGATCAGCTGCCGGTTGCGGTAAATATCGCTGTTTTCGTTGAAGATCGCCGTCACAATCGACAGGCCCTGGATCGATTCGGAGCGCACCGATTCCATGCCGATCAGACCGCTGATCGCCATTTCAATCTGCTGCGTCACCAGTACTTCAACCTGCTCGGAAGACAGCCCCGGCGATTCAGTTTGAATGACAACCTGTTTGGGCGAAAAAGCCGGGAAAATATCGAGCCCCGCCGTGGAAAAGCGATAACCGCCATACAGCAGAATCAATACGGCAAGGGCGATGACGATACCATGGAAACGGATAGAAAAACGGACGAGAGCGGCCAGCATTATTTTTATATTCCCGATTACACACGATTTTCAGTCGGGTGGACTGTAAGGCTTACTGAATAGATAAACTTCAGTCGGTTAATGACGGATGAGTAGTGTGACTATGATTAACTAATCATCATCCTCATCGGGAATTTGCCCACGCATTTCTTCCGACAGCAGCATTTGCGCACCCGTAGTCACCAGTTCCTCGCCGGGATCGATGCCGTCGCTGATGAAATAACCGTCGGCTGCGGCCGAGAAATGTGTGACAGGACGACGGCTGAACCGGTCCTTATCGGTCTTGATATAAACAAACGCCTGATCCAGATGCCAGATCAATGCCGATTTGGGAATCATCACGCCGGCCCGGTCTTCATCCTGTTGCGTGATCCAGGCCGCGACGCGCATGCCGGGCCTGATGCGGCCGCTATCGGCTTGAAAGAAGTAGCTTTCGCCCTGAACCGCGCCATCGATTTGCGGCGCGGCCGATATGAGCGTGGCTTTAGTGGCTCTGCTGCGAATGCCTGACGGTTCAATGTGAATTTCCTTAACGCCATCGGTCAAATGACTGTTGGCCGGCAGCGTAATTAAAAGCAGACTTTGCCGGCCCGATAAAAAAGGCGCCAGCTTGCCCGCATCAGGCGACAGAACCCAATCGGTCAATGCCTTGCCCCAGTTGATAAGGGCTTCGTCATAGATAGCCTTGATGCGGAACTGCGAGGCATCCAATAGGGCCTTGTCGGTTTGCCATTGTGATTGATGACTTTGCAAGCTGCGTTTTGAGGCGATGTCATTATTATATAAGTCCTGCTGACGCTTGACGCTCTGCTCAGCCAGCTTGAATTTTGCCGTCGCGCTTTTCTGTTCGGCTAACGCGACCAGATACTGGCTGCGCAGCGCAAGCAACGGCTGGATGGCGATAGCCTTTCCGTATGCGGTGAATTCAGGCCGGTAATTCGAAGCGGTCAGCGTTACGGACTCCAGGCCGGACAATTTCTGCGCTTCATCGCTGAGAATCACGGCCGACTGCCCTGCTTTAACCTGTGCGGGCTGAATCCGGTTATCGTCATCATCGGCAAAGGCGGGAAAAATACCGACAGCAAAAAAAACGGCTATTAAATGTGCGTTAAATCTGGCAGGGAAAAGCATGGAATTGATGAGCCTTGTAGAGATTGTCCGAATTATAAGGCCAGCGTATCGGATAAATGAATTTTTTTGTTGTTTTTAAAAAATAGCGCGTTATCCTTGAAATTAACAATACAAGCTACGTAAACACTATTTTGAGAGATGAACATGAGTGATTTGCCGGAAAACCTGAAATATGCCAAAACCCATGAATGGGCGCTGCTGGAAGACGACAATATAGTGCGTGTCGGTATAACGGATTTTGCCCAAGGAGAATTGGGCGATCTGGTTTATGTCGAGCTGCCTGAACCGGGACGTAAAGTAGCCGCCCAGGAGCAGTGCGCAGTCGTTGAGTCAGTCAAAACCGCATCGGATATATTCAGCCCGGTTGCCGGCGAGATTGTCGCCGTCAATGCCGCCCTGACTGATGAGCCTGAACAGGTTAATAACGATGCTTATCAGGCCTGGTTTTTTTGCGTTAAAGCGGATGATCTGTCCGATCTGAATCGATTAATGGATGCCGAGGCTTATCGTCAATCGATTGAAGAGTAAGCCAGCCCGCGAGTTATGCACAAAATCTGTGGATAAGTTTGCGAATAACGCGTTTATATGAAATGCAAGCTTTTGACTTTCCGCAGGTTTTCTTAAATCGTACAGAGTTTGAACGGTTTATTACGCTGTTTGTAACGAAACTGCTCCACAGATTGTGTATCATTGGCGGTTTTTGATCACTTAACGAAACATAATGGCGAATCAAAATGCAAAAGGCCTTCAACGGCTGATAAACGCATGCTTCTTTTCTGCTGCCGGCTTTAAAGCGACCTGGACACATGAAGAAGCCTTCAGACAGGAAGTACTCCTGTTTGTCATCACTACACCGCTGGCGGTCTTGCTGGGAGAAACCACTGTCGAAAAACTGCTGCTGATCGGCAGTATCGTACTGGTCATGCTGGTTGAGTTATTGAATTCAGCGGTAGAGGCCGTCGTCGACCGGGTCGGGCTCGAACATCACGAATTATCCGGCAGAGCCAAGGACATTGGTTCTGCAGCGGTTATGCTGTCGCTGGTTTGGGCAGCGGTCACCTGGACTTTAATTTTAATATAAGAGGAACACAATGAGCGCACTGATATGCGGATCAATGGCTTACGATACCATCATGGTTTTTCATGATAAATTTAAAAACCATATTCTGCCGGAAAAAGTCCATATTCTTAACGTATCGTTTCTGGTTCCCGTGATGCGTCGTGAATTCGGCGGTTGCGCCGGCAACATTGCCTACAATCTGAAACTGCTGGGTGAAGAGCCCTTGGCAATGGCGACGGTCGGCCATGATTTCGAACCGTATGCGCAATGGATGTGCCAGAACGGCCTGTCCAGCGAATTCATCCAGATCCTGGATGGCCATTATACCGGTCAAGCCTACATCACGACCGACGAAGACGATAATCAGATCACGGCCTTTCATCCGGGCGCGATGAACTTTTCGCATCTGAACTCCGTGCCCGTGGACCGGGGCATCTGCATCGGCATTGTGGCGCCGGACGGCAAGGAAGGCATGCAGTTGCACGCCGAGCAATTCGCCGAACTGGGCATCCCGTTTATCTTCGATCCGGGCCAAGGCATGCCGATGTTTAACGGCGACGAGCTGACCAAGTTTCTGGACCTGGCCACCTGGGTCACGCTGAACGATTATGAATCCGAATTGATGCAGCAGCGTACCGGCCTGTCGCTGGAGCAAATTGCCGAACGTGTCGAAGCGTTGATTGTCACCCTGGGCGCCAATGGCTCCAAGATTTATGCCGGTGGCGAATGCATTAACATTCCTGCCGCAAAACCCAAAGCCGTACTCGACCCTACCGGCTGCGGCGATGCCTATCGCGCGGGGCTGTTATACGGCTTAATGAGCGAAATGGACTGGGAAATGACCGGCCGAATCGCCTCGTTAATGGGCGCGATTAAAATCGAACATCACGGCACCCAGAATCATGCCTTTGACATGGATGCGTTCAGGGAAAGATATCGCGAGAATTTCGGCTCCTCACTTTAATTACGCTCATGCTGAAAAATACGCAAAACCTGTTGAACATCATGTCCCGCCTGCGCCACCCTGAACACGGCTGCGAGTGGGACGTCAAACAGGATTTTTACAGTTTGATCCCTTATACGATCGAAGAAGCCTATGAAGTCGCCGATGCGATAGAGCGTAACGATCTGGATGATCTGCGCTCGGAACTGGGCGACCTGCTGCTGCAGGTGGTTTTCCATTCCCGCATCGCCGAGGAGCGCGGCCTGTTCGATTTCGAGCAGGTCGCGGCGGCAATCTGCGAGAAACTGGTGCGCCGGCATCCCCATGTTTTTTCGGATGCGGTCTTTACCAGCGATGAGGAACGCAAACAGGCCTGGGAGCAGGCGAAAGCCCTGGAACGACAGCAGAAGAACAAGGCAGTGGAACAGGACAGCGTTTTATCAGGCGTGGCCATTAATCTGCCGGCCCTGGTGCAATGCGAGAAAATCCAGAACCGCGCCGCCAGCCACGGCTTTGACTGGCCCGAGGTGCTGCCGGTTTTCGATAAAGTCATGGAAGAGCTGGACGAAGTCAAGGAAGCCTGGCACTCTGGCGATCAGGCGCATATCCAGGAGGAAGTCGGCGACTTGCTTTTAGTGGCCGTGAATCTGGCGCGGCATTTAAAGGTTAATCCCGAAATCGCGCTCAAGGAGAGCACGAAAAAATTCTCCAGGCGTTTTCAATACATTGAGCAACAGGTCCAGGCATCAGGCCGCGATCTGAGAGACTGCGAGCTGGCCGAACTGGATGTTTTCTGGAATGAGGCGAAAGCGGCCTTGAAAAAATAACGGCCGATAAAGCTATTCCCGCACCGGCCGCTTCTCCAGTTTCCTTTGCAATGTACGCCTGTGCATGTGCAGGGCTCTGGCCGCGGCCGATATATTGCCGTCATGCTGCATCAGGACTTTCTGCAGGTGTTCCCACTCCAGGCGTTTTACCGACAAAGGCGTTT
This is a stretch of genomic DNA from Methylobacter sp. YRD-M1. It encodes these proteins:
- the mazG gene encoding nucleoside triphosphate pyrophosphohydrolase, coding for MLKNTQNLLNIMSRLRHPEHGCEWDVKQDFYSLIPYTIEEAYEVADAIERNDLDDLRSELGDLLLQVVFHSRIAEERGLFDFEQVAAAICEKLVRRHPHVFSDAVFTSDEERKQAWEQAKALERQQKNKAVEQDSVLSGVAINLPALVQCEKIQNRAASHGFDWPEVLPVFDKVMEELDEVKEAWHSGDQAHIQEEVGDLLLVAVNLARHLKVNPEIALKESTKKFSRRFQYIEQQVQASGRDLRDCELAELDVFWNEAKAALKK
- a CDS encoding carbohydrate kinase family protein; this translates as MSALICGSMAYDTIMVFHDKFKNHILPEKVHILNVSFLVPVMRREFGGCAGNIAYNLKLLGEEPLAMATVGHDFEPYAQWMCQNGLSSEFIQILDGHYTGQAYITTDEDDNQITAFHPGAMNFSHLNSVPVDRGICIGIVAPDGKEGMQLHAEQFAELGIPFIFDPGQGMPMFNGDELTKFLDLATWVTLNDYESELMQQRTGLSLEQIAERVEALIVTLGANGSKIYAGGECINIPAAKPKAVLDPTGCGDAYRAGLLYGLMSEMDWEMTGRIASLMGAIKIEHHGTQNHAFDMDAFRERYRENFGSSL